A DNA window from Cutaneotrichosporon cavernicola HIS019 DNA, chromosome: 2 contains the following coding sequences:
- a CDS encoding uncharacterized protein (Amidase), with protein MTDWEKKAAAKRAQRDALLPQDLVQCDTSELDVLAFPAQSGNLSRQELEITDSQNITVLLDRIKDRTYSAEQVVRAFCRRAAIAQQLTNCLAEVFFDRAILHAKNLDDEYMRTGKPRGVLHGLPISLKEQIGVAGVERSFGFVGFLGRVVERDAAITALLVEAGAVPYCTTNVAQHLGFGAAVNNVFGETTNPSNRTLTSGGSSGGEGALIALRGSVLGIGSDIGGSVRIPAGFSGIYSLRPSYLRFPYEGTCNSQEGQESLRSVLGPMAASIDGLKLAFKTVLDLKPWRLDPAVLRMPWNEERYQLSEHGGGKNLVFGIMVDDGFVRAAPPYHRALDQVSSALKAAGHSVVEYKAYDAGMGYHLFGEVWTADGHKDLYDTLALSGEPRVGPLGSGPEVVQEEQVSVTKYWEIQYRKQRFLKAQLDHWNATEAVTGSGRPVDAILCPVSATAPQTLRGRQYYGYTAWCNLADYPSAVVPVTRVDQAKDPKVAREAYHNDLDRELWEMYDPEVYKNAPIGVQVVGQKDEDEAVIRMAEIVDAALKASRAS; from the exons ATGACAGACTGGGAGAAGAAAGCCGCGGCCAAGCGggcgcagcgcgacgccCTCCTGCCGCAAGACCTCGTGCAGTGTGACACCTCCGAGCTAGACGTGTTGGCCTTCCCCGCTCAAAGCGGCAATCTCTCCCGCCAAGAACTGGAGATCACGGACTCGCAGAACATCACTGTACTCCTGGACAGAATCAAGGACCGGACATACTCTGCCGAACAAGTTGTCCGGGCGTTTTGCCGTCGGGCCGCAATTGCACAACAACTG ACCAATTGCCTGGCCGAGGTATTTTTCGACCGGGCAATTCTGCACGCCAAGAACCTGGATGACGAGTATATGCGGACAGGAAAACCAAGAGGCGTCCTGCATGGATTACCGATCTCGTTGAAGGAACAGATTGGGGTGGCTGGTGTTGAGCGGTCGTTTGGATTCGTCGGGTTCTTAGGCCGCGTTGTCGAGAGAGATGCGGCCATCACTGCTCTTCTCGTTGAAGCCGGCGCCGTGCCGTACTGCACGACCAATGTTGCCCAGCACCTCGGCTTTGGCGCCGCAGTCAACAATGTGTTTGGCGAAACGACAAACCCGTCAAACCGCACTCTTACGTCAGGCGGCTCGTCCGGTGGCGAAGGCGCGTTGATCGCCCTTCGAGGTAGTGTGTTGGGTATCGGGTCTGATATTGGGGGAAGTGTACGTATCCCAGCGGGGTTTAGCGGAATCTACTCTCTCCGCCCATCGTACCTCCGCTTCCCATATGAGGGGACTTGTAATTCCCAAGAAG GACAGGAGAGCTTGCGTTCGGTGCTGGGTCCCATGGCAGCGTCGATCGATGGGCTTAAACTCGCATTCAAGACGGTTCTGGACCTCAAGCCGTGGCGTCTTGATCCGGCAGTCCTCCGCATGCCATGGAACGAGGAACGGTATCAGCTCTCGGAGCATGGCGGGGGAAAGAACCTCGTTTTCGGCATCATGGTGGACGACGGGTTCGTccgcgctgcgccgcccTACCACCGCGCTCTCGACCAAGTATCATCCGCTCTCAAGGCGGCTGGCCACTCTGTTGTGGAATACAAAGCCTACGACGCCGGTATGGGATACCACCTGTTTGGAGAAGTATGGACTGCGGACGGCCACAAGGATCTTTACGATACCCTCGCGCTGTCCGGTGAGCCGAGGGTTGGTCCGCTGGGATCCGGCCCTGAAGTCGTCCAAGAGGAGCAAGTGTCAGTAACGAAATATTGGGAAATCCAGTATCGGAAACAAAGGTTCCTCAAGGCGCAGCTGGACCATTGGAATGCGACAGAGGCAGTCACGGGCTCGGGAAGGCCGGTCGATGCCATCTTGTGTCCCGTGAGCGCTACGGCGCCTCAGACATTGCGCGGACGACAGTATTACGGGTACACGGCTTGGTGTAATCTCGCCGACTATCCCAGTGCGGTTGTGCCTGTTACCCGCGTTGATCAGGCCAAGGATCCCAAGGTGGCCCGCGAGGCGTACCATAATGACCTGGATCGCGAGCTTTGGGAGATGT acgaTCCGGAAGTGTACAAGAACGCCCCGATTGGTGTACAGGTCGTGGGCcagaaggacgaggacgaggcggttATCCGAATGGCGGAGATTGTGGATGCCGCTCTCAAGGCAAGTAGGGCGTCATGA
- a CDS encoding uncharacterized protein (-domain-containing protein), with protein sequence MAPTAVVDTTPALATIADLKAKVAEKPALPDNYMYDFQYNAALPTTDALGTKVPDDTDAVKVAQDVTASLSAALEAGDAAAFTALFVEKGVWRDKLAFTWDYRTFNFTEAIGKAAADLLPSTRSNNFELFTPLPSIQRPYPDLEYVQFCLKFDTPLVHATAMVNAVLTKDGWKLWTLHTVAEDLIQFPEVAPADGHMTGDISFEAQREKEDDEIRPDVVIVGGGQNGLALAARLKALGISALIVERAATVGEVWRKRYEYLSLHFPHWADHLPYFPYPEHWPTYTPAQKQGMYMEWYAQAMELAIWANSSVVDAKQDASGWTVNINKGGIEVRTLHPKHVVMATSLCGVPMTPDVPGLEEWNGVARHSTAHDSSRNWVGKKVLVVGTSSSGFDTAYDCARRDIDVTILQRSPTYIMSLTHSVPRAIGIYEPVNGVRPNLEEQDRIAFAMPVGPGEELGRRNAEVLENLDRDLLDGLHAKGLRTWRGQRGTGNGTLGQTRNGGFYFDAGACDQIINGKIKVEQGHVERFTSDKVILSGGREREYDLVVFATGFSSTVDSVKATLGEEIASRCGPIWGIDEEGEFRSAYKHSGVDNLWMMVGYLPYTRYHSKRMAIRIKALLEGVSPAAYTA encoded by the coding sequence ATGGCTCCCACCGCCGTTGTCGACACCACCCCTGCCTTGGCGAccatcgccgacctcaaggccaaggtcgcggAGAAGCCCGCCCTCCCCGACAACTACATGTACGACTTCCAGTACAACGCTGCGCTCCCCACCAcggacgcgctcggcaccaAGGTCCCAGACGACACGGATGCGGTCAAGGTCGCGCAGGACGTCACCGCCTCCCTCTCGGCTGCCCTTGAAGCCGGCGATGCGGCTGCCTTCACCGCCCTCTTCGTTGAGAAAGGTGTGTGGCGCGACAAGCTCGCCTTCACCTGGGACTACCGTACCTTCAACTTCACCGAGGCGATCGGTAAGGctgccgccgacctcctcccctcaaCCCGCTCCAACAATTTTGAGCTCTTCACCCCGCTCCCTTCGATCCAGCGCCCATaccccgacctcgagtATGTCCAGTTCTGCCTCAAGTTTGACACGCCGCTGGTGCACGCCACCGCAATGGTTAACGCCGTCCTCACAAAGGACGGGTGGAAGCTCTGGACCCTCCACActgtcgccgaggacctcaTCCAGTTCCCCGAGGTGGCCCCTGCCGACGGTCACATGACCGGGGACATCAGCTTCGAGGCCcagcgcgagaaggaggacgacgagatccgacccgacgtcgtcattgTCGGTGGTGGCCAGAAtggcctcgccctcgctgctCGCCTCAAAGCTCTTGGCATCTCTGCCCTCAttgtcgagcgcgcagcaaccgtcggcgaggtctgGCGCAAACGCTACGAGTACCTCTCGCTCCACTTCCCCCACTGGGCCGACCACCTCCCATACTTCCCCTACCCCGAGCACTGGCCCACATACACGCCCGCCCAGAAACAGGGCATGTACATGGAATGGTACGCGCAGGCGATGGAGCTGGCAATCTGGGCCAACTCCTCGGTCGTCGATGCAAAGCAGGACGCCAGCGGCTGGACCGTCAACATCAACAAGGGCGGCATTGAGGTCCGTACCCTCCACCCCAAGCATGTCGTCATGGCCACGTCGCTCTGCGGCGTCCCCATGACCCCCGACGTTCCCGGTCTCGAGGAATGGAACGGTGTCGCCCGACACTCGACCGCACATGACTCTTCGCGCAACTGGGTCGGCAAGAAGGTTCTCGTTGTCGGTACCTCGTCTTCGGGCTTTGACACTGCCTACGActgcgcccgccgcgacaTTGACGTCACCATTCTCcagcgctcgccgacctaTATCATGAGCTTGACCCACTCGGTGCCCCGCGCCATCGGGATCTACGAGCCAGTAAACGGTGTTCGCCCCAACCTCGAGGAACAGGACCGTATCGCCTTCGCGATGCCCGTCGGTCCTggtgaggagcttggccgccgcaacgccgaggtgctcgagaACCTCGACCgtgacctcctcgacggcctccaCGCCAAGGGTCTTCGTACGTGGCGCGGTCAGCGTGGGACCGGAAACGGCACCCTCGGCCAGACCCGTAACGGAGGCTTCTACTTTGACGCCGGCGCATGCGACCAGATCATCAACGGCAAAAtcaaggtcgagcaggGCCACGTGGAGCGCTTCACTTCCGACAAGGTCATCCTCTCCGGCGGTCGTGAGCGCGAGtacgacctcgtcgtcttcgccaccggcttctcctcgaccgtcGACAGCGTCAAGGCTaccctcggcgaggagattgcGTCCCGCTGCGGCCCGATCTGGGggatcgacgaggagggcgagttCCGCTCGGCTTACAAACACTCGGGGGTCGACAACCTCTGGATGATGGTCGGATACCTCCCCTACACGCGCTACCACTCGAAGCGCATGGCTATCCGCATCAAGGCCCTTCTCGAGGGTGTCTCGCCTGCGGCTTACACCGCCTAG
- a CDS encoding uncharacterized protein (Aldo/keto reductase family), which translates to MPTSTTLPTHFQLNTGAKIPSVALGTWQSAPGEVRHAVSFALKNGYRHIDAALIYKNEHEVGQGIKDSGVPRSEIFITSKLWNTHQPNAAEGLQKTLDALGTDYLDLYLVHWPVRLVPQATGDPLLPVNPDGSRSIDRSWDQAETWRQMEELYASGKVRAIGVCNWSIPYLEELKKTWKIIPAVNQCEIHPFLPQHELRKYCTDLGILMEAYSPLGSTGAPLMSDPEIAEIAEKHDVSAATVLISYHVNHGTVVIPKSVSEKRIASNRHVIKLSEEDMAVLDGLAAKGKAKRINTPLWGWDLGFEDWYAPISK; encoded by the exons ATGCCGACCTCCACTaccctccccacccacTTCCAGCTCAACACTGGAGCCAAGATCCCCTCCGTCGCGCTTG GTACCTGGCAGTCTGCGCCTGGTGAGGTGCGCCACGCCGTCTCTTTCGCCCTCAAGAACGGGTACCGCCACATCGACGCTGCTCTCATCTACAAGAacgagcacgaggtcggccaAGGCATCAAGGACAGCGGTGTGCCCCGCTCCGAGATCTTCATCACCTCCAAGCTGTGGAACACGCACCAGCccaacgccgccgagggccTCCAAAAGaccctcgacgccctcggcaccgACTATCTCGACTTGTATCTTGTTCACTGGCCCGTCCGTCTCGTTCCTCAGGCAACTGGCGATCCGCTCCTCCCAGTCAACCCCGACGGTTCCCGCTCAATCGACCGGTCATGGGACCAGGCGGAGACCTGGCGCCAGATGGAGGAGCTCTACGCGAGTGGCAAGGTCCGCGCTATCGGGGTGTGCAACTGGTCCATTCCATACCTGGAGGAACTTAAGAAGACGTGGAAGATCATCCCCGCCGTCAACCAGTGCGAGATCCACCCATTCCTTCCCCAAcacgagctgcgcaagtACTGCACCGACCTCGGTATCCTCATGGAGGCCTACTCTCCTCTCGGAAGCACTGGCGCACCACTCATGAGCGACCCCGAGATTGCTGAGATTGCCGAGAAACACGACGTCTCGGCCGCCACCGTGCTCATCAGCTACCACGTCAACCACGGCACCGTCGTCATCCCCAAAAGCGTTAGCGAGAAGCGCATCGCGTCCAACCGGCACGTCATCAAGCTctcggaggaggacatggcggtcctcgacgggctggccgccaagggcaaggctAAGCGGATCAACACTCCTCTCTGGGGCTGGGACCTCGGGTTTGAGGACTGGTACGCCCCTATCAGCAAGTAG
- a CDS encoding uncharacterized protein (Oxidoreductase family, C-terminal alpha/beta domain) → MTADTNRKLKVALFGVGRLGSIRARILVASPRIDLVAICDPKPGSDQWVADNMPARIRFFADPEECLVSSGAEAVLISTATATHAALVLRALELDLHVMVEKPIAVDIETTRVVVEAAAKKPHLKLLVPFCRRFDDSYRNVKRMVDGGELGEVHAVETSCLDQQDPSGFFVTFSAQSGGIFVDMGIHDIDIARYFLNVKECPNPKKQVNRVFAVGQTAVYTALNEYKDADNGFAIVEFSNGKVLTFHIGRTLTNGFESATRVFGTKGSAIVNGNSTIDRVEVRDVHGVRTATTPDAFVLYDKSFVHDVAEFAECVLEDKPLSLNADDAYEAAKIAAALQYSFRNKVPVMFDDDGLPIMA, encoded by the exons ATGACTGCCGACACCAACcgcaagctcaaggtcgcgctcttcggcgtcggccgcctcggctcCATCCGTGcgcgcatcctcgtcgcctcACCCCGCATCGACCTAGTCGCCATCTGCGACCCCAAACCCGGATCCGACCAGTGGGTGGCCGACAACATGCCCGCGCGCATCCGTTTCTtcgccgaccccgaggaGTGTCTTGTCTCCTCgggtgccgaggccgtcctcatctcgaccgcgaccgcgactCACGcggccctcgtcctccgtgccctcgagctcgacctgcaCGTCATGGTTGAGAAGCCGATCGCCGTCGACATCGAGACTActcgagtcgtcgtcgaggccgccgcgaaGAAACCTCACCTCAAGCTCCTTGTCCCGTTCTGTCGGCGGTTCGACGACAGTTACCGCAACGTCAAGCGGATGGTCGATggtggcgagctgggcgaggtaCATGCCGTCGAGACGTCGTGTCTCGACCAGCAAGATCCCAGTGGATTCTTCGTCACCTTCTCCGCTCAGAGTGGAGGTATCTTCGTCGATATGGGGATTCACGACATTGACATTGCGAGATACTTCCTCAATGTCAAGGAATgccccaaccccaagaAACAGGTGAACCGCGTCTTTGCGGTTGGCCAGACCGCCGTATACACCGCCCTCAACGAGTACAAAGACGCAGATAACGGTTTCGCAATTGTCGAGTTCTCAAATGGAAAAGTCCTCACCTTCCACATCGGGCGTACCCTCACCAACGGCTTTGAGAGCGCCACCCGTGTCTTTGGGACCAAGGGCAGCGCAATCGTTAATGGAAACTCGACAATTGACCGCGTCGAAGTCCGCGATGTCCACGGCGTCCGCACCGCTACTACCCCCGACGCATTCGTGCTCTACGACAAGAGCTTCGTACACGATGTCGCCGAGTTTGCCGAGTgtgtcctcgaggacaagc CCCTCTCGctcaacgccgacgacgcgtacgaggccgccaagatTGCCGCGGCGCTGCAGTACAGCTTCCGCAACAAGGTTCCGGTCATgtttgacgacgacgggctgCCGATCATGGCTTGA
- a CDS encoding uncharacterized protein (Sugar transporter), whose amino-acid sequence MVDLVKTHILDVPNNTHPKWYKDKGLRKNVYHCMGLCLCVFYLGYDQSLLACLQSIPQWDEYFDNPTGMTLGLISSALYFPGIPAAFVGSWISMKYGRKPALWVGSVLIIIGAIVNALSKNQAEFAGGRVLLGAGGAITKVVAPALLQEIAHPRLRPVLASSYYGWFFLGAIVSGYLCLAGLFIPGSWSWRLACIAQIIAPIGVLIISLSMPESPRFLANKGKVDEALGILAKYHANGKLDDPLVQLEYNEMVLALEAEGGEHKSSYMDFIRYKGNRRRLVMSLVMASGTNWNGSGLVGYYLTPILESIGITDPIQTINLNNGMNIWNLVVSEVAALYVEAVSRRTIFFISGWGMVVTMALVGGFSAGYQEHGNVALGIASIPMLFLYYGLYDIAWMSIPFHYCTEIQPFHLRTKGLALFVAMQTGSNAFNQFVNPIAFEAITWKYYFVYVAINLAYMAYFYFYLIDSRNMSLEEITLLFDYPRKEARERATEEMESRVRAGLLRRGSTSAAVDALYRGDSISASVTSLHRDRSVSIHNPSSNEKL is encoded by the exons ATGGTCGATTTGGTCAAAACACACATTCTCGATGTACCAA ACAACACACATCCAAAATGGtacaaggacaagggccTCCGCAAGAACGTATACCACTGCATGGGTCTGTGCCTCTGTGTCTTCTACCTAGGATATGACCAGTCATTGCTCGCATGTCTGCAGTCGATCCCACAA TGGGACGAGTACTTTGACAACCCGACAGGCATGACCCTAGGCCTCATTAGCTCGGCCCTCTACTTTCCCGGTATCCCGGCCGCCTTTGTCGGCTCGTGGATCAGCATGAAATATGGCCGCAAGCCTGCTCTCTGGGTCGGTtccgtcctcatcatcatcggTGCTATTGTCAATGCTCTCTCCAAAAATCAGGCCGAGTTCGCCGGTGGACGTGTCCTGCTCGGCGCAGGTGGAGCCATCACAAAGGTCGTCGCCCCCGCTCTCTTGCAAGAGATTGCCCACCCGCGCCTCCgtcccgtcctcgcctcAAGCTACTACGGCTGGttcttcctcggcgccatTGTCTCGGGCTACCTTTGTC tcGCGGGCCTATTCATTCCCGGCTCGTGGAGCTGGCGCCTGGCTTGTATTGCGCAGATCATCGCCCCTATCGGTGTGCTCATTATCTCGTTGTCAATGCCCGAATCGCCTCGT TTCCTGGCCAACAAGGGCAAGGTTGATGAGGCACTGGGCATTTTGGCAAAGTACCATGCCAACGGCAAGTTGGACGACCCACTCGTACAGCTCGAGTACAACGAGATGgttctcgcgctcgaggccgaagGTGGCGAGCACAAGTCGAGCTACATGGACTTTATCAGGTACAAGGGTAACCGCCGTCGCCTGGTAATGAGCCTTGTCATGGCGTCGGGTACAAACTGGAACGGCTCGGGTCTCGTCGGGTACTACCTCACACCTATCCTCGAGTCTATCGGCATCACGGACCCCATCCAGACAATCAACTTGAACAACGGCATGAACATCTGGAACCTTGTCGTGTCCGAGGTTGCTGCGCTTtacgtcgaggccgtcagCCGCCGCAccatcttcttcatctccgGTTGGGGTATGGTGGTCACCATGGCGCTGGTTGGTGGCTTCTCAGCCGGTTACCAGGAGCATGGCaacgtcgccctcggcatcgccTCCATCCCAATGCTTTTCCTCTACTACGGCCTTTACGACATTGCGTGGATGTCGATTCCGTTCCACTACTGCACCGAGATCCAGCCTTTCCACCTCCGCACAAAGGGTCTTGCCCTCTTTGTCGCAATGCAAACAGGCTCCAACGCATTCAACCAATTTGTCAACCCGATCGCCTTTGAGGCGATTACCTGGAAGTACTACTTTGTCTACGTCGCCATCAACTTGGCGTACATGGCCTACTTTTACTTTTACCTCATCGACTCGCGCAACATGTCCCTTGAGGAAATCACCCTTCTCTTCGACTACCCCaggaaggaggcgcgcgagcgcgcaaccgaggagatggagagtCGTGTCCGTGCGGGCCTACTCCGTCGcggctcgacctcggctgCTGTCGACGCCCTTTATCGCGGCGACAGCATTTCCGCGTCCGTAACGTCGCTCCACCGTGACCGCAGCGTCAGCATACACAACCCGAGCAGCAACGAAAAGCTCTAG
- a CDS encoding uncharacterized protein (Belongs to the major facilitator superfamily. Sugar transporter (TC 2.A.1.1) family) — protein sequence MANFNNRDTDKPVHEMLEHKEDHHVVHEANKERLAEAVAAEDQEHMGVVAAFRLFPKAAFWSMVMSMVIVMEAYDAALVSNLMAQPAFQRHFGQPLGDGTYQVPPAWQSACNYASTIGAFVGILICGYVQPHLGYKKTMIGALVAMTCFIFVTFFAETLPVLFVGQFLAGLPWGFYNAIAQAYASEIVPLPLRAHATMWNQVCWCVGQLMTSGILFGFRNGTSKWSYKIPFAIQWIWPVPLIIAMIFAPESPWWLVRKNRLEDAEKVVRRLESKNSPRDPAAVVAMMARTIEIENSLTEGASLAACLKGIDGKRTLVASFMFAAQNWSGLLIGNMATYFYTVAGMGADKAFGLGLGTSGVQLAAVLVAFHLVTRVGRRRLYLSGVAFQTAMLLAIGIAAAASKSSTSFWIQATFLMLVYASYGLSVGPITFTIVAEVSSIKLRAQTCAIARAAYYAVAVPMGFVQSYSLNPLAWDLQGRSAFIWFGTAVGVLIFVYFMVPETKDRTVRELDILWHRRVPPRKFKTTVIDKDDDE from the exons ATGGCGAACTTCAACAACAGAGACACGGACAAGCCAGTCCACGAGATGCTGGAACACAAGGAAGACCACCATGTCGTGCACGAGGCAAACAAGGAACGGCTCGCTgaggccgtcgccgccgaggaccaGGAACACATGGGCGTGGTTGCTGCATTCCGGCTATTCCCCAAGGCGGCATTCTGGTCCATGGTCATGTCCATGGTCATT GTGATGGAGGCTTATGATGCGGCTCTCGTGTCGAATCTCATGGCACAGCCGGCGTTCCAGCGTCATTTCGGCCAGCCGCTCGGCGATGGGACTTACCAAGTCCCCCCGGCTTGGCAGAGCGCATGTAACTACGCGTCGACAATCGGCGCATTTGTCGGTATTCTTATCTGCGGTTACGTCCAGCCTCATCTCGGATACAAGAAGACGATGATCGGCGCACTGGTCGCCATGACTTGTTTCATCTTCGTGACGTTCTTCGCCGAGACGTTGCCGGTGCTTTTTGTCGGCCAGTTCCTCGCGGGTCTGCCATGGGGTTTCTACAATGCCATCGCACAGGCATATGCGTCGGAAATCgtccccctcccactccgCGCCCACGCAACCATGTGGAACCAGGTGTGCTGGTGTGTTGGCCAGCTCATGACTTCGGGGATTCTCTTCGGGTTCCGTAACGGCACATCAAAGTGGTCCTACAAGATCCCATTTGCGATCCAGTGGATTTGGCCTGTACCGCTTATTATCGCCATGATTTTCGCGCCCGAGTCGCCGTGGTGGCTTGTCCGAAAGAACCGCCTTGAGGATGCGGAGAAAGTCGTCCGCCGGCTCGAATCAAAAAACTCGCCACGCGACCCAGCCGCTGTCGTGGCCATGATGGCGCGGACTATCGAGATTGAGAATTCCCTCACTGAAGGTGCGAGTCTCGCAGCCTGCCTCAAGGGCATAGACGGGAAACGTACCCTTGTCGCAAGCTTCATGTTTGCCGCTCAAAACTGGAGCGGTCTCCTCATCGGTAACATGGCGACATACTTCTACACCGTGGCGGGCATGGGCGCCGACAAGGCGTtcggtctcggtctcggcaCTTCTGGCGTTCAACTCGCTGCGGTTTTGGTCGCATTCCACCTTGTCACCAGAGTGGGTCGCCGGAGACTCTACCTTTCCGGCGTGGCTTTCCAGACCGCCATGCTCCTTGCTATTGGGAtcgcagcggcggcgagcaaGAGCTCAACGTCATTCTGGATCCAAGCGACATTCCTCATGCTCGTCTATGCGTCGTATGGTCTTTCGGTTGGCCCAATCACGTTTACGATTGTGGCGGAAGTCTCATCGATCAAACTCCGCGCTCAGACTTGCGCCATCGCTCGCGCGGCATACTACGCCGTCGCTGTGCCCATGGGTTTCGTCCAGAGTTACAGCCTCAACCCCCTGGCATGGGACTTGCAGGGCCGCTCGGCGTTTATCTGGTTCGGCACCGCTGTGGGCGTTCTGATCTTTGTTTACTTTATGGTTCCGGAAACAAAGGACCGCACGGTGCGCGAACTCGACATTCTCTGGCACCGCCGCGTGCCGCCTCGCAAGTTTAAGACTACCGTCAttgacaaggacgacgacgagtag
- a CDS encoding uncharacterized protein (Expressed protein) — protein sequence MSPRALLTMSSLIRPTRFGLLLVGIMALVLTVFYRDLLPPVPPMLPEGSEWSKSLDHVPYFGANQQAKNIERARAMWTCDRCLVNETLCEKFGTRNVDLSRAFDGSGARVQRVLKKAMAGEPIVTGGMGGSISKGHGCKCDPWHIQMFQWWNQTFPHPENRHADGAVGARGSDYFKYCHHEHLDPDVDIIFIETSVNDLMSDINFDNFEALLRALLSYPKSPAIVILQTVKLNSPIRYGSEHQFGLAGYYDVPVINIRNWLFPAFFQNTTSVENWFLPNDLLHPNAEGHQVMAELIQMYLYQQMCYLNNSRPQIRPGNAAIVTQEDAFDVYSIPPLRMGQRFSQDFQPEEELRPGCASVDSKTSPLQPVLSETKDWELWEQPGTKGEKKFWRATEIGAQITFEVNLQVGYVDAYFLKSPKNKLGAVECWLDDEKEPKKIDRLEGYWSRPESIGQFQKFAFGRKDSLLPTGKHKIHCEIVDKTSSKEKEVKDRTTFQFIGIFTV from the exons ATGTCCCCTAGGGCGTTGCTCACCATGAGTAGCCTCATCCGGCCCACCCGCtttggcctcctcctcgtcggaaTCATGGCACTAGTCCTTACCGTCTTCTACAGAgacctccttccccccgtCCCCCCAATGCTCCCAGAAGGTTCAGAGTGGTCCAAGTCGCTCGATCACGTCCCGTACTTTGGTGCCAACCAGCAGGCCAAGAACATTGAGCGCGCGCGGGCCATGTGGACGTGTGACCGCTGCCTGGTCAACGAAACGCTGTGTGAGAAGTTTGGGAC gcgTAACGTTGATCTCTCGCGGGCGTTTGACGGATCCGGTGCGCGCGTGCAGCGCGTCCTCAAGAAGGCGATGGCGGGTGAGCCCATCGTCACtggcggcatgggcgggTCCA tctCAAAGGGCCACGGCTGCAAGTGTGACCCATGGCACATCCAGATGTTCCAGTGGTGGAACCAAACGTTCCCACACCCAGAGAACCGGCATGCTGATGGGgcggtcggcgcgcgcggcagCGACTACTTCAA GTACTGCCATCACGAGCACCTTGACCCCGACGTGGACATTATTTTCATTGAGACTTCGGTCAACGACTTGAT GAGCGACATTAACTTTGACAACTTTGAGGCACTCCTCCGCGCGCTTCTGAGCTACCCCAAGAGTCCGGCCATTGTCATTCTGCAAACGGTCAAGCTAAACAGCCCGATTCGTTATGGTTCGGAACACCAGTTTGGCCTGGCGGGTTACTACGATGTGCCAGTCATCAACATCCGCAACTGGCTCTTCCCGGCATTCTTCCAGAACACGACGAGCGTCGAGAACTGGTTCCTCCCCAACGACTTGTTGCACCCGAATGCCGAGGGGCATCAGGTCAtggccgagctcatccAGATGTACCTGTACCAGCAG ATGTGCTATCTCAACAACAGTCGGCCTCAAATTCGACCAGGCAACGCCGCCATCGTCACTCAGGAAGACGCGTTTGACGTGTACAGCATCCCACCACTTCGCATGGGCCAGCGCTTCAGCCAAGACTTCCagcccgaggaggagctgcgccCGGGGTGTGCGTCCGTCGACTCGAAGACGTCACCACTCCAGCCGGTCCTATCCGAGACCAAGGACTGGGAGCTATGGGAGCAACCAGGGACAaagggcgagaagaagtTCTGGCGCGCCACCGAGATCGGCGCGCAGATCACATTCGAGGTCAACCTCCAGGTCGGCTACGT TGACGCATACTTCCTCAAGTCGCCAAAGAACAAGCTCGGCGCAGTCGAATGCTGGCTCGACGATGAGAAGGAACCAAAGAAGATCGACAGGCTGGAGGGGTACTGGAGCCGGCCGGAAAGTATCGGTCAGTTCCAGAAATTTGCGTTTGGGCGCAAGGACTCGCTCCTGCCGACCGGCAAGCACAAGATCCACTGCGAGATTGTCGACAAGACCAGCAGtaaggagaaggaggtcaaggaccgGACGACATTCCAGTTTATCGGCATCTTCACGGTGTAG